One region of Streptomyces capillispiralis genomic DNA includes:
- a CDS encoding anti-sigma factor family protein — protein MTSTTDMAEHPDVAEISDLTEGLLPSARSADVRRHLDECALCADVHASLEEIRDLLGTAPGPPHMPAEVAGRIDAALAAEALLHATAPEPDAAEEPSATALASSDDDQTHVSRETSTPLDRPTGRPRSGTTGPGRKGRLRGGRRRVAVLGTVFTVAALGLGSVVLSSFNEGTGPEEGHRATSSDTFSEGKLEKQVTDLLAQSTGSEKGSGSAHPFGMESESGAANPKVLKQPTVPDCVREGIGRNDAALATEEGTYQGKEALLVVLPDAADDTRVTAYIVEATCVDNPSADAAGEVLLKHSYTRS, from the coding sequence GTGACGTCGACGACAGACATGGCGGAGCACCCGGACGTCGCGGAGATCTCCGACCTCACCGAAGGGCTCCTCCCGTCCGCCCGGAGCGCCGACGTACGCCGGCATCTGGACGAGTGCGCGCTCTGCGCGGACGTCCATGCCTCACTCGAAGAGATCCGGGACCTGCTCGGCACGGCGCCTGGTCCCCCCCACATGCCCGCCGAGGTGGCGGGCCGCATCGACGCCGCGCTGGCCGCCGAGGCTCTGCTCCATGCCACGGCGCCGGAGCCCGACGCTGCCGAGGAGCCCTCCGCCACCGCTCTCGCATCATCCGACGACGATCAGACGCATGTTTCACGTGAAACATCGACGCCTCTCGACCGGCCGACCGGGCGCCCCCGCTCCGGCACGACGGGACCGGGTCGCAAGGGCCGACTGCGAGGCGGACGCCGACGGGTCGCCGTTCTGGGGACCGTGTTCACCGTCGCCGCTCTGGGGCTCGGTTCCGTGGTCCTGTCCTCCTTCAACGAGGGGACCGGGCCCGAGGAGGGACACCGGGCGACCTCATCGGACACCTTCTCCGAAGGGAAACTGGAGAAGCAGGTCACGGATCTCCTGGCACAGAGCACGGGGTCGGAAAAGGGCTCCGGCTCGGCTCACCCCTTCGGGATGGAGTCGGAATCCGGCGCCGCGAACCCCAAGGTCCTCAAGCAGCCCACGGTGCCGGATTGCGTACGCGAGGGCATCGGCCGCAATGACGCCGCGCTCGCGACCGAGGAGGGCACGTACCAGGGGAAGGAAGCACTGCTCGTCGTGCTTCCCGATGCCGCAGACGACACCCGGGTGACCGCGTACATCGTCGAGGCGACGTGCGTCGACAACCCCTCAGCGGACGCAGCGGGCGAGGTCCTGCTGAAGCACTCCTACACCCGCTCCTGA
- the trxB gene encoding thioredoxin-disulfide reductase: MSDVRNVIIIGSGPAGYTAALYTARASLKPLVFEGAVTAGGALMNTTEVENFPGFQDGIMGPELMDNMRAQAERFGAELIPDDVVTVDLTGEIKTVTDTAGTVHRAKAVIVTTGSQHRKLGLPNEDALSGRGVSWCATCDGFFFKDQDIAVIGGGDTAMEEATFLSRFAKSVTIVHRRDALRASKAMQERAFADPKISFVWDSEVAEVQGDQKLSGLKLRNVKTGELSDLAVTGLFIAIGHDPRTELFKGQLELDDEGYLKVDAPSTRTNITGVFGAGDVVDHTYRQAITAAGTGCSAALDAERFLAALADEEKAEPEKTAV; encoded by the coding sequence GTGAGCGACGTCCGTAACGTGATCATCATCGGCTCCGGGCCCGCCGGCTACACGGCGGCGCTCTACACCGCCCGTGCGTCGCTGAAGCCCCTGGTGTTCGAGGGCGCTGTCACCGCCGGCGGTGCACTGATGAACACCACCGAGGTCGAGAACTTCCCCGGCTTCCAGGACGGCATCATGGGCCCCGAGCTCATGGACAACATGCGCGCCCAGGCGGAGCGCTTCGGTGCCGAGCTCATCCCGGACGACGTGGTCACCGTCGATCTGACCGGTGAGATCAAGACCGTCACGGACACCGCCGGCACGGTCCACCGGGCGAAGGCTGTCATCGTCACCACCGGCTCGCAGCACCGCAAGCTCGGCCTGCCGAACGAGGACGCGCTCTCCGGCCGCGGTGTCTCGTGGTGTGCCACGTGTGACGGCTTCTTCTTCAAGGACCAGGACATCGCTGTGATCGGCGGTGGCGACACCGCGATGGAGGAGGCCACCTTCCTCTCGCGCTTCGCCAAGTCCGTGACGATCGTCCACCGCCGTGACGCCCTGCGCGCCTCCAAGGCGATGCAGGAGCGCGCCTTCGCCGACCCGAAGATCTCGTTCGTCTGGGACAGCGAGGTCGCCGAGGTCCAGGGCGACCAGAAGCTCTCCGGCTTGAAGCTGCGCAACGTCAAGACCGGCGAGCTTTCGGACCTGGCGGTGACGGGCCTGTTCATCGCGATCGGCCATGACCCGCGTACGGAGCTCTTCAAGGGCCAGCTCGAGCTGGACGACGAGGGCTACCTGAAGGTCGATGCACCTTCGACGCGCACGAACATCACCGGCGTCTTCGGTGCCGGTGACGTCGTCGACCACACCTACCGCCAGGCGATCACCGCGGCCGGTACGGGCTGTTCCGCCGCCCTCGACGCCGAGCGCTTCCTCGCGGCTCTCGCCGACGAGGAGAAGGCCGAGCCCGAGAAGACCGCTGTCTGA
- the sigM gene encoding RNA polymerase sigma factor SigM, with protein MADGGRYDGTSDQDLLARHVEGDPDAFGELVRRHRDRLWAVALRTLGDREEAADAVQDALVSAYRAAHTFRGQSAVTTWLHRITVNACLDRARKAASRKTAPVDDTERLEQLLEPHESASAPAERNDLHRQLIEAMGTLPPDQRAALVLVDMQGYPVAEAARILDVPTGTVKSRCARGRARLLPLLTHLRPDGPGGSRKQGEGRNRTQGTSVPPAAGPRQADPPDPGSNDPAAVKGGGGRA; from the coding sequence ATGGCGGACGGTGGCCGGTACGACGGGACGAGTGATCAGGATCTGCTCGCTCGCCATGTGGAGGGCGACCCCGACGCCTTCGGTGAGCTCGTGCGCCGTCACCGCGACCGGCTCTGGGCCGTGGCCCTCCGGACGCTGGGTGACCGCGAGGAGGCCGCTGACGCCGTCCAGGACGCCCTCGTCTCCGCCTACCGGGCCGCCCACACCTTCCGGGGTCAGTCGGCCGTCACGACCTGGCTGCACCGGATCACGGTGAACGCCTGTCTGGACCGTGCTCGCAAAGCGGCCTCCCGCAAGACCGCTCCGGTCGATGACACGGAGCGTCTGGAGCAGTTGCTCGAACCCCACGAGTCCGCCTCGGCACCCGCGGAGCGCAACGATCTGCACCGCCAGCTCATCGAAGCCATGGGCACTCTCCCGCCCGATCAGCGGGCCGCGCTCGTCCTCGTGGACATGCAGGGCTATCCGGTCGCCGAAGCCGCCCGCATCCTCGATGTGCCCACTGGCACGGTGAAGAGCCGCTGCGCGCGGGGCAGAGCCAGGCTCCTGCCCCTGCTCACTCATCTACGGCCGGACGGCCCCGGTGGGAGCAGGAAACAGGGAGAGGGACGGAACCGGACGCAGGGGACGTCCGTCCCACCCGCAGCGGGTCCGCGGCAAGCGGATCCACCGGACCCAGGATCGAACGACCCGGCTGCAGTGAAGGGCGGAGGTGGGCGAGCGTGA